CGACTTCGGGTCCCAGTCGAAGGTCTTGCCGGTCGGGACCTCGAGGTTGCGCCAGCGCTCGTCACCCTTGAAGACGTTGGAGTAGTCGTCGGTGTAGAGCTCCTTGGTGATCGAGGAGGCGATGACCTCCTCGATCTCCTGGGTGGACGGCCAGATGTCCCGGAGGAAGACGTCGTTGCCGTCCTGGTCCTGGCCCAGCGGCTGCGTCTCGAAGTCGAAGTCCATCGTGCCGGCGATGGCGTAGGCGATGACGAGGATCGGGGACGCGAGGTAGTTCATCTTCACGTCCGGGTTGATCCGGCCCTCGAAGTTGCGGTTTCCGGAGAGGACGGCCGTGGCGGCGAGGTCGGCCTCGTTGATGCCCTCGGAGACCTCCTGGGGCAGCGGGCCGGAGTTGCCGATGCACGTCGTGCAGCCGTAGCCCACGAGGTAGAACCCCATGGCCTCGAGGTCCTTCCACAGGTCGGCCTTCTCGAAGTAGCCGGTGACGACCTGCGAGCCGGGGGCCATGGAGGTCTTGACCCACGGCTTGGACCGCAGGCCCTTCTCGGCGGCCTTGCGCGCGAGCAGGCCGGCGCCGACCATGACGGACGGGTTCGACGTGTTCGTGCACGAGGTGATGGAGGCGATGGCGACCATGCCGTGATCGAGGACCATCTCCTCGCCGTCGTAGGTGACGGTCGTCGGGTTCGACGGACGCCCCTCGGCACCCGCGGCCGCGGAGGGGATGCGGCCCTTGGCGTCGGCGGCGGAGGACGGGGTGCCCTCGGCGCCGTCGGCCTCCTGCGAGGAGGTGACGTCGGTGGACGGGCCCTCGGAGTCGAAGGTCGGCTCCGGGGTGGAGTTGTCGTCGCCGATGTAGTTGTACAGGTCCTTGCGGAACTGGGCCTTCGCGTCGACGAGCTCGATGCGGTCCTGCGGACGCTTCGGACCGGCGATGGAGGGCACGACCGTGGAGAGGTCGAGCTCGAGGTACTCGGAGTACTCGGCCTCGGTCTCGTCGTCGGGGTCGAGCCACATGCCCTGTTCCTTGGCGTAGGCCTCGACCCGGTCGAGCGTCTCCTGGTCGCGGCCGGTGAGCTCGAGGTACTTGATCGTCTCGCGGTCGATCGGGAAGATCGCGGCGGTGGAGCCGAACTCCGGGGACATGTTGCCGATGGTCGCGCGGTTGGCGAGCGGCAGCTCGCTGACGCCGCGGCCGTAGAACTCGACGAACTTGCCGACGACGCCGTGCTGGCGCAGCATGTCGGTCACCGTGAGGACGACGTCCGTCGCGGTGACGCCCGGCCGGATCTCACCGTGCAGCTTGAAGCCGACGACACGGGGGATGAGCATGGAGATCGGCTGGCCGAGCATCGCGGCCTCGGCCTCGATGCCGCCGACGCCCCAGCCGAGGATGCCGAGGCCGTTCTCCATCGTCGTGTGGGAGTCGGTGCCGACGCAGGTGTCCGGGTAGGCGAGGCCGTCCTTGTCGAAGACGGACCGGGCCAGGTACTCGATGTTCACCTGGTGGACGATGCCGGTTCCCGGGGGGACGACGCGGAAGTTCGAGAACGCGCCGGTGCCCCAGCGGAGGAACTTGTAGCGCTCCTCGTTGCGCTCGTACTCGATCTCGACGTTCTTCTCGAGGGCCTCGGAGTCACCGAAGGCCTCGATGATGACGGAGTGGTCGATGACCATCTCCGCCGGGTTGAGCGGGTTGACCTGGTCGGCGTCGCCGCCGAGGGAGACCACCGCGTCACGGATGGTCGCCAGGTCGACGACACAGGCGACGCCCGTGAAGTCCTGCATGATCACGCGGGCCGGCGTGAACTGGATCTCGATGCTCGGGTCCGCCTTCGGGTCCCAGTTGGCGACGGCCTCGATGTGCTCCGGGGAGACGTTCAGCCCGTCCTCGTTACGGAGCAGGTTCTCGCCGAGGACCTTCAGGGAGTACGGCAGCTTCTCCATGCCGGGGACGGCACTGAGCCGGAAGATGTCGTACGTCCTGTCGCCGACCTCAAGTGTTCCCTTGGCGCCGAAGGAGTTCTTGCTTTCAGTCACAGTAAGCTCCTGAATCTCTTCTCGTAGTCGTTGTTGTCGCCACCGTCCGACCGTGGATCTGGTCGCGGACGTCGGTAGGACCAGAGCGGGCGGGGCCACACTGCACATTGTGTCAGGTCCCGGACCTCTCCGTCGGACACCACTTTAACAGTACGTCCGTATTGCTATGCAAAACGGCGGGCGGCGGGGTGTCGCCGCCGGCCGGGCCCCGGGGCGGTGCTAGACATGACCGCGAGAGACGGGCGACCCCGCGCCCGTCGGACGACCCCGACCCGGGCGGCCGCGCCCGGGGGAGAAAGGTGGACCGGTGATCCCCGCCGACATCGACATGGGACGCATCCTCAGCGACCTCGCCGACAGTGACGTCTCCGACGGGCTGCCGGGGGACCGGTCCGACAGTCACCCGGCCCACGGCACCGAGGGCACGGACCGGGGGGACGCGGGCGTCGACACGGCGACCTGGCACGACGCGGTCACCGCCGCCGACAGGTCCGGCGTCGGCCCGCTGAAGGTCGTCGTTCTCGACGACACTTCCGCGTCCGGTCCGGACCTCCGGGACGTCGCCCAGACGGTCAAGGACGACACGGGGGCCACGACGGTCGTCGTGCAGACCCCCGGCAACGCCGCCGCGGTGAGCTCCGCACTGACGCGGTCCCAGATCGAGAAGAACGAGCACCTGCTCGCGGGGACGACGTCCCCCTCCGCCGCCACCGACTTCCTCGTCGCCGCCGACCACAGCGCGACGCCGACCGGGACGGTCACCGCCCTGACCGTCGTCGGTGCCCTCGTGGCCGCAGCGGTCGCGGCCGCGGCGACCGCATTCACGGGCCGGGCGACCGCACGGGTCCGTCCCGCCACCGCGTGACGACCGGCCGGATACCACCCCGGTCAAGTCTCCCATCCTGACTTACAGCCTGACGTCCGGGTGACGACCCGGTCGCCGACACCTCCCCGCGCACAGCCGCGCACAGCAGGGACGGCCACGTCAGTGTGTCCCGGCCGTCGCGTCCGGTCTGACGTCCGGGTTCCGGTGCCTTCCCGCACACAGCAGGCACGGGCAGCTCGTGCGCCCCGGCCGCCACGTCCGCCGTGTCCGCCGCAGACACCCCCTCCGCCCCGGCGCCACCACCCACCCCGTGCGCCTCGGTCGCCACGTCCGTCACGCCGACCGCACGCACCCCGCCCGTCCCGCACGCCACCGCAGTCAAGGTTCGAGACCTGTCCATACTCAAGTCAAGGTTCAGACTTTGAGTACGACCACGGTCGACGTCGCAAGCTCACACTCCGGGCGGTCACTAAATGTGACCAAGATCACACGTAACGCCGATCTCGGGAACGCAGCTGGTCAAGTCACATTCCGTGACCACCGGGCCGGATGTGGAACATGTTTCGCGTGTGGTTGCAGTTTCGGAAGGTGCAGGGAGTGCTTTACGGTGCACCTATCGAGCGTTGATAACAGCTTGATTACAGCGTGGTTCCAGTGGACCACGGTCTGTACCCGATATTCGGCGATCCGCCCCAGGGCGACCGTCGGGCCCGGGGCCGGTCCGCATGGGGAAGTGCGGACGGCCGGGCCGCGGTGCACGCGGTGGATCGCCGTTGCCGGATCACGGACCGTCCGCTGGGCCGACAGGCACCACCAAGGACACAACGAGGCCACCGCGCGAGACCGGGTGGCATCCGAGGAGAAACACAGTGGCACTTCGCACGAACGCCCGGGGCAGCGCCCGGGGCTCCATCGCCCGCTCCACGCGAGCGTTGCTGGCCTTCGCGGTCACCGCGGGCGTCTCCGTTCACGCGGGCACCGCCGTGGCTGACCCGTCGGGCGACGACGCGGTCTCCGTCGAGAAGTACCTGGCCGATCTCGTGTCCCAGGTGTCCTCGGCCGAGAAGGACGTGGCCGGGGCGGAGGGTGAGCTCGGTGGCCTCCGCGAGTCGGCGAACAAGGCCCGCGTCGACTTCGACCGCAGCCAGGCCGAGGCCCAGGAGGCCCAGGACAAGGTCCTCAGCGCCCGGGGCCACCTCGACTCGTCGCAGACCGACCTCGAGAAGGCCCAGGCGAAGCTCAACGACATCGCCCGGTCGGCCTACGTCAACGGCGGCGACGCCAAGCCGGTCACGCTCGCGTCCGGCGGCGACGCCGTCGCGGACACCCTCGACCGGTCCTCCTACATCCGCCTCGCCACCGAGAAGCAGAAGAGCGAGGTCGACCGGCTCGACCTGGCCCGGACGCAGGCGGCGAACGAGGAGTCCGCGCTGCGCGGCAGCCGTGACGAGGCGGACTCCCGCCTCCGGGACGCCCGCCAGGCCCGCGAGGCCGCGGAGCAGACCCTGCGGGACTCGGCGCAGGCCGTCGCGCAGAAGATGCAGGACTACCAGCGCCTGCGGGCGCAGCAGGACGAGGCGAAGGCGAAGCTCGAGGCCGCGCGCCGCGCCGTCGACAGCCAGAGCGCCGCGGCGAGTTCCTTCGACAAGCGCCGGGCCGCAGAGGCCGCGGCGGACGCTGCCGACAAGGCGGCGGAGGAGAAGGCGGCCGCCGACAAGGCAGCGGCGGACAAGGCCGCGGCCGACAAGGCGGCGACGGACAAGGCTGCGGCCGACAAGGCGGCGACGGACAAGGCTGCGGCCGAGAAC
The sequence above is drawn from the Corynebacterium bovis DSM 20582 = CIP 54.80 genome and encodes:
- a CDS encoding aconitate hydratase, with amino-acid sequence MTESKNSFGAKGTLEVGDRTYDIFRLSAVPGMEKLPYSLKVLGENLLRNEDGLNVSPEHIEAVANWDPKADPSIEIQFTPARVIMQDFTGVACVVDLATIRDAVVSLGGDADQVNPLNPAEMVIDHSVIIEAFGDSEALEKNVEIEYERNEERYKFLRWGTGAFSNFRVVPPGTGIVHQVNIEYLARSVFDKDGLAYPDTCVGTDSHTTMENGLGILGWGVGGIEAEAAMLGQPISMLIPRVVGFKLHGEIRPGVTATDVVLTVTDMLRQHGVVGKFVEFYGRGVSELPLANRATIGNMSPEFGSTAAIFPIDRETIKYLELTGRDQETLDRVEAYAKEQGMWLDPDDETEAEYSEYLELDLSTVVPSIAGPKRPQDRIELVDAKAQFRKDLYNYIGDDNSTPEPTFDSEGPSTDVTSSQEADGAEGTPSSAADAKGRIPSAAAGAEGRPSNPTTVTYDGEEMVLDHGMVAIASITSCTNTSNPSVMVGAGLLARKAAEKGLRSKPWVKTSMAPGSQVVTGYFEKADLWKDLEAMGFYLVGYGCTTCIGNSGPLPQEVSEGINEADLAATAVLSGNRNFEGRINPDVKMNYLASPILVIAYAIAGTMDFDFETQPLGQDQDGNDVFLRDIWPSTQEIEEVIASSITKELYTDDYSNVFKGDERWRNLEVPTGKTFDWDPKSTYIRKAPYFDGMKAEPDPVSDVSGARVLALLGDSVTTDHISPASTIKPGTPAAQYLDANGVSRKDYNSLGARRGNHEVMVRGTFANIRLQNQLLDGVSGGYTRDFTQEGGPQAFIYDAAMNYAEQNTPLVVLGGKEYGTGSSRDWAAKGTLLLGVKAVIAESFERIHRSNLIGMGVIPLQFPEGESWGSLGIEGTETFDIAGIEELNSGSTPSTVHVTATKENGEKIEFDAVTRIDTPGEAEYYRNGGILQYVLRNMMK
- a CDS encoding Rv1476 family membrane protein → MIPADIDMGRILSDLADSDVSDGLPGDRSDSHPAHGTEGTDRGDAGVDTATWHDAVTAADRSGVGPLKVVVLDDTSASGPDLRDVAQTVKDDTGATTVVVQTPGNAAAVSSALTRSQIEKNEHLLAGTTSPSAATDFLVAADHSATPTGTVTALTVVGALVAAAVAAAATAFTGRATARVRPATA